A genomic window from Cetobacterium somerae ATCC BAA-474 includes:
- a CDS encoding HlyD family secretion protein: protein MIYKKKAILIYVGIFFSFLVFLFLSVTFQMNIPYSSRAFLEYQIAPVYSKVSGSVDQIFVKNGEFVNIHQPLFSVDNKLYKASYTSALGQYNEALDSIKTLKSDIEKNKIIVEKNRNIYLRNKKELTKFESLYKKSFISEIDLDNMRTKVLESEKTLKNSEGILDNLLTKYKTNEDSTPTLLIAEGALDKARINLQDTTILSPINGEVVMDNFYQNTSIKENTPLFYIKNDNILKVNVDLKEKNIKSITPDRRALILFDGIPGIIFKGTVENISPILAQGYSTSSSLVNIPTDNRWIRDNGKIRVSIIAENSKSIKHLSSGSMASVILLSETNNIFYNFLAKIWINIIMVFNYVY from the coding sequence ATGATTTATAAAAAGAAAGCTATTTTAATTTATGTAGGTATTTTTTTTAGTTTTTTAGTTTTTTTATTTTTATCCGTTACTTTCCAGATGAACATACCATACTCTTCTAGAGCCTTTTTGGAATATCAAATTGCTCCAGTTTATAGCAAAGTTTCTGGCAGTGTCGATCAAATTTTTGTAAAAAATGGTGAATTTGTAAATATTCATCAACCACTATTTAGTGTTGATAATAAACTATATAAAGCTTCTTACACTTCTGCACTAGGACAATACAATGAAGCTCTTGACTCTATTAAAACTTTAAAAAGTGATATTGAAAAAAATAAAATTATTGTTGAAAAAAATCGAAATATCTATTTACGTAATAAAAAAGAACTTACTAAATTTGAATCTTTATATAAAAAATCATTTATTAGTGAAATTGATTTAGACAATATGAGAACCAAAGTTCTTGAATCAGAAAAAACATTAAAAAACAGTGAAGGTATTTTAGATAATCTTCTTACAAAATATAAAACAAATGAAGATTCTACTCCTACGCTTTTAATAGCAGAAGGAGCTCTAGATAAAGCTAGAATTAATCTTCAAGATACAACTATTCTTTCTCCTATTAATGGTGAAGTGGTTATGGATAATTTTTATCAGAATACATCGATTAAAGAAAATACACCTCTATTTTATATAAAAAATGATAATATATTAAAAGTTAATGTAGATTTAAAAGAAAAAAATATAAAATCAATAACTCCCGATAGAAGGGCTTTAATTTTATTTGATGGAATTCCAGGAATTATTTTTAAAGGTACCGTTGAAAACATAAGTCCAATTTTAGCTCAAGGGTATAGTACATCTAGTTCTCTTGTCAATATTCCAACTGATAATCGTTGGATTAGAGACAATGGAAAAATTCGAGTTTCAATTATTGCTGAAAATTCAAAATCAATAAAACATTTATCAAGTGGCTCTATGGCTTCTGTTATTCTTTTATCAGAAACTAATAATATCTTTTATAATTTTTTAGCTAAAATTTGGATAAATATAATTATGGTGTTTAATTATGTCTACTAG
- a CDS encoding MarR family winged helix-turn-helix transcriptional regulator, with amino-acid sequence MNKIKIPILFSRINRLQKKHLNDNLKIFNLESSQGIILLKIKELKKITPTQLVDLGVIEKPAISKTLKKLEGLGYIIKSQSNQDARSFYVSLTKDGERIASHVEEFLDKLDKKFHTILTDDNIQEIKNVLDYLEEKEIKKS; translated from the coding sequence ATGAATAAAATTAAAATTCCTATTTTATTTTCAAGAATAAATAGGTTACAAAAAAAACATCTTAATGATAATTTAAAAATTTTTAATTTAGAATCATCCCAAGGAATTATACTTTTAAAAATTAAAGAGTTAAAAAAAATAACGCCTACTCAACTCGTTGACTTAGGAGTTATTGAAAAACCTGCAATTAGTAAAACTTTAAAAAAATTAGAAGGCTTAGGTTATATTATTAAATCTCAATCTAATCAAGATGCTCGAAGTTTTTATGTTTCTTTAACTAAAGATGGAGAAAGAATTGCAAGTCATGTTGAAGAGTTTCTAGATAAGCTTGATAAAAAGTTTCACACTATTTTAACTGATGATAATATCCAAGAAATTAAAAATGTTTTAGATTATTTAGAGGAAAAGGAAATAAAAAAAAGCTGA
- the upp gene encoding uracil phosphoribosyltransferase encodes MAVIEINHPLIQHKLTLLRNKNTDTKSFRENLNEISKLMTYEVTKNLVLDEIEVETPLMKTTGYTLGTNIAVVPILRAGLGMVDGIVSLIPTAKIGHIGVYRDEETLQPVYYYCKLPVDVQNKQVILVDPMLATGGSAIYAIDYLKNAGVKNIVFMCLVAAPEGIAKVLQTHPDVAIYTAKIDQGLDSNGYIYPGLGDCGDRIFGTK; translated from the coding sequence ATGGCTGTAATAGAAATAAATCATCCGCTAATACAACATAAATTAACATTATTAAGAAATAAAAATACGGATACAAAATCATTCAGAGAAAATTTAAATGAGATATCTAAGCTGATGACTTATGAAGTGACAAAAAATTTAGTTTTAGATGAAATTGAGGTTGAAACTCCTCTAATGAAAACAACTGGATATACATTAGGAACAAACATTGCAGTTGTACCTATTTTAAGAGCTGGATTAGGAATGGTAGATGGAATCGTATCTTTAATTCCAACAGCAAAAATAGGACATATAGGAGTTTATAGAGATGAAGAAACTCTACAACCAGTATATTACTACTGTAAACTTCCTGTAGATGTTCAAAACAAGCAAGTTATATTAGTAGATCCAATGTTAGCAACTGGTGGATCAGCAATATACGCAATAGATTATTTAAAAAATGCTGGAGTAAAAAATATAGTATTTATGTGTTTAGTAGCTGCACCAGAAGGTATAGCAAAAGTTTTACAAACACATCCAGATGTAGCAATTTATACTGCTAAAATAGACCAAGGATTAGATTCAAATGGATATATTTATCCTGGTTTAGGAGATTGTGGAGATAGAATATTTGGAACAAAGTAA
- the rpmE gene encoding 50S ribosomal protein L31 gives MRKGIHPEYKVITVDCTCGNKFETRSTLAKGDELKIAVCSNCHPFYTGKAKFIDAAGRVEQFNKRFGLKK, from the coding sequence ATGAGAAAAGGAATTCATCCAGAGTACAAAGTAATAACTGTTGATTGTACATGTGGAAACAAATTTGAAACAAGATCAACTTTAGCAAAGGGAGACGAGCTTAAAATAGCTGTTTGTTCAAACTGTCACCCATTCTATACTGGAAAAGCTAAGTTCATAGACGCAGCTGGAAGAGTAGAGCAATTCAATAAGAGATTTGGATTAAAAAAATAA